In a genomic window of Magnolia sinica isolate HGM2019 chromosome 16, MsV1, whole genome shotgun sequence:
- the LOC131229838 gene encoding F-box protein SNE, with product MVVVEEQYQQKHQKKKWPTIFMINDHEDILVEVLKRLDPRSLAISACVCRLWRTISLHDSLWENLILSRHLSLHPPSLRPVVRALGGYRQLFTVCFRPFLDRLSRTRSGRSAWTRDEVRLSLSLFSIDCYERLGGAPSSLRFLCEPVNV from the coding sequence ATGGTTGTTGTAGAAGAGCAGTACCAGCAAAAGCATCAGAAGAAGAAGTGGCCGACCATCTTCATGATCAACGACCATGAAGACATCCTGGTGGAGGTCCTTAAACGTCTGGACCCACGTTCCCTCGCCATATCAGCTTGTGTATGCCGACTCTGGAGAACCATCTCCCTTCATGACTCTCTCTGGGAGAACCTTATCCTCTCCCGCCACCTCTCACTCCATCCTCCCTCCCTCCGTCCTGTCGTTCGAGCTCTAGGCGGCTACCGTCAACTATTCACCGTCTGCTTCCGCCCCTTCCTCGACCGCCTCTCCCGAACCCGGTCCGGTCGGTCTGCATGGACCCGTGACGAGGTCCGCCTCTCGCTTTCCCTCTTCTCCATTGACTGCTACGAGCGCCTCGGTGGGGCCCCTTCCTCCCTCAGATTTCTCTGCGAGCCCGTCAACGTCTGA